Proteins from one Paenibacillus amylolyticus genomic window:
- a CDS encoding helix-turn-helix domain-containing protein, which produces MNMCHTIKQHIPKPWLCTLQHMEYIDHHQSHIETCMLYRISSSHSIFVITSGKGSMRCPDRESFLEKGMIMFVPAGTSTKIEASTSTGNELQYYKLDLMVAQQNENISNQQHTKIMTGPHESLAGNEIKEALSLIELNYSPWSSCLEALEQILRQQETNDWLEQWEVQLRFQEWFRVLLRQSDPKTEAPDDRTRLQSSIRYIGDHYDQTITVDELAADIGLTRASYTRQFKKITGKLPLDYLNAIRLERSKQLLQLTDDRIHEIAQNVGFSSEYYFGRRFKQYAGISPGLYRRHHRQEVRVFAPYLEDFVLALGVKPILQCSHHSWGRQHYLGLDDVPEFDVSQLDAQFNSGNVPDFIMLDKGYDRWNLDRFEQVAPTFYVEHLEEDWRSILRSTADVLGKVNRVQDVIGSYEDKALEAKGQLARYMRGETVAFLRISASDITLYGHQQGYVGPVIYQDLGLTPHSRVQQWTRQERRILIGLEQLSQLDADHLLITFDTGNSAKPGDERALLERDEWKRLPAVKSGNVYEVDFMTWMNYGVISHRKKIEDVLRFMG; this is translated from the coding sequence ATGAACATGTGCCACACGATAAAGCAACATATTCCTAAGCCCTGGCTATGCACGCTTCAGCATATGGAATACATAGATCACCATCAATCTCATATTGAAACATGCATGTTATACAGGATATCGTCCTCTCACTCTATTTTTGTTATAACGTCTGGCAAGGGTTCAATGCGTTGCCCAGATCGGGAATCTTTTTTGGAAAAAGGAATGATAATGTTTGTTCCAGCTGGGACATCCACTAAGATAGAAGCCTCTACTTCGACAGGAAATGAATTGCAGTACTATAAGCTTGACCTGATGGTGGCACAACAAAACGAAAATATTTCAAACCAACAGCATACGAAAATCATGACTGGCCCGCATGAGTCTTTGGCAGGGAATGAGATTAAAGAAGCGCTATCTCTTATCGAGCTGAATTACAGTCCATGGAGTTCATGTCTCGAAGCTTTGGAACAAATACTTCGTCAACAGGAAACTAACGATTGGCTGGAGCAATGGGAGGTACAGCTTCGTTTCCAGGAATGGTTCCGTGTATTGCTTCGCCAGAGCGATCCGAAAACAGAAGCACCAGATGACCGTACCCGTCTTCAAAGTTCAATTCGTTATATTGGCGACCACTATGATCAGACGATAACCGTGGATGAACTCGCGGCCGATATTGGTCTTACCAGAGCCAGCTACACGCGGCAATTCAAAAAAATTACAGGCAAGCTTCCGCTTGATTATCTAAATGCCATTCGGCTGGAGCGCTCCAAGCAATTGTTACAACTGACGGATGATCGGATTCATGAAATTGCACAGAATGTGGGATTTAGCAGCGAATATTATTTTGGTCGACGATTCAAGCAATATGCTGGTATTTCACCTGGGTTATATCGCCGTCATCACCGCCAGGAGGTTCGTGTCTTTGCTCCGTATCTGGAAGACTTTGTGCTGGCTCTTGGCGTAAAGCCCATATTGCAGTGTTCGCATCACTCCTGGGGTAGACAGCATTATTTGGGGTTGGATGATGTACCCGAATTCGATGTGAGCCAGCTGGATGCACAGTTTAATTCGGGCAATGTACCTGATTTCATTATGCTGGACAAAGGATATGATCGATGGAATCTGGACCGTTTTGAGCAGGTAGCACCTACATTTTACGTAGAACACCTCGAGGAAGATTGGCGCTCCATTCTGAGATCGACCGCCGATGTGTTGGGGAAGGTGAATCGGGTCCAAGATGTAATTGGTTCGTATGAGGACAAGGCACTGGAAGCCAAAGGTCAATTAGCACGTTATATGCGTGGAGAAACAGTAGCTTTTTTGCGCATATCTGCCTCTGATATTACGCTCTATGGGCATCAGCAGGGCTACGTTGGACCTGTAATTTATCAGGATCTTGGGTTGACTCCGCATTCCCGTGTGCAGCAATGGACAAGACAAGAGCGGAGGATACTCATTGGATTGGAGCAGTTAAGTCAGCTGGATGCGGATCACTTGTTGATTACATTTGACACTGGAAATTCAGCCAAACCTGGAGATGAGCGCGCACTGCTCGAAAGGGATGAATGGAAACGCCTGCCTGCCGTGAAGAGCGGTAACGTGTATGAGGTGGACTTCATGACCTGGATGAACTACGGTGTGATCTCTCATAGGAAGAAGATTGAGGATGTATTGCGGTTTATGGGCTAA
- a CDS encoding (2Fe-2S) ferredoxin domain-containing protein → MAIYNLDKLQHHILLCNGGTCMRNDGEEVTQAIRDEIVKQQAGGFIHTTRTKCNGQCDDACVTIVYPQGDWYGQMTPDSGRALVQALCEGEKLEKHLIANVAKTSVN, encoded by the coding sequence TTGGCTATCTATAATCTGGATAAACTGCAACATCACATTTTACTCTGTAATGGTGGAACATGCATGCGTAACGATGGGGAAGAAGTAACTCAGGCGATACGGGACGAGATTGTTAAGCAGCAGGCGGGAGGATTCATCCATACAACACGTACCAAATGTAATGGACAGTGTGACGATGCGTGCGTAACGATTGTGTATCCACAAGGGGACTGGTATGGCCAGATGACACCGGATTCAGGCAGAGCACTTGTACAGGCCTTGTGCGAAGGGGAGAAATTGGAGAAACATCTCATTGCTAATGTGGCCAAGACCTCTGTGAATTAG
- a CDS encoding manganese-dependent inorganic pyrophosphatase — protein MEKALIFGHKNPDTDTICSAIAYADLKTKLGQDVEAVRLGEVNGETQFALDQFKIEAPRLIKTAANEVNKVILVDHNERQQSVSDIEEVTVVEVIDHHRIANFETSGPLYFRAEPVGCTATILNKMYKENGIEVSAPIAGLMLSAIISDSLLFKSPTCTEQDVAAARELAAIAGVDADSYGLDMLKAGADLSQKTIAELIALDAKEFVMGQSKVEIAQVNAVDVNDVLVKQPELEAAIEAIISSKGLDLFVFVVTDILNNDSVALAYGTSTKAVEKAYNVTLSDSKALLKGVVSRKSQIVPVLTEAFNTL, from the coding sequence ATGGAAAAAGCGTTAATCTTCGGTCACAAAAATCCCGACACGGATACAATCTGTTCGGCAATCGCCTATGCGGATCTAAAAACAAAATTGGGTCAGGACGTTGAAGCTGTTCGTCTCGGTGAAGTCAATGGTGAAACCCAGTTTGCACTGGATCAATTCAAAATTGAAGCACCGCGCCTGATTAAAACAGCTGCAAATGAAGTAAACAAGGTTATTCTGGTTGACCACAACGAGCGTCAGCAAAGTGTAAGCGATATTGAGGAAGTGACTGTCGTTGAAGTTATCGACCATCACCGTATTGCTAACTTTGAGACAAGCGGACCTCTGTATTTCCGTGCAGAGCCTGTAGGTTGTACAGCAACCATTTTGAATAAAATGTACAAAGAAAACGGCATCGAAGTGAGTGCGCCGATTGCTGGCCTGATGCTGTCTGCGATTATTTCGGATTCCCTGTTGTTCAAATCCCCGACTTGCACAGAGCAGGATGTAGCTGCTGCGCGTGAACTGGCTGCCATTGCTGGTGTAGATGCAGATAGCTATGGTCTGGACATGCTGAAAGCCGGCGCGGATCTGAGCCAAAAAACAATTGCTGAGCTGATCGCCCTGGATGCCAAAGAATTCGTGATGGGCCAATCCAAAGTGGAAATTGCACAGGTTAACGCTGTTGACGTGAATGATGTGCTCGTGAAACAACCTGAGCTTGAAGCAGCGATTGAAGCGATTATCTCAAGTAAAGGTCTCGACCTGTTCGTATTTGTCGTAACAGACATTCTGAACAACGATTCCGTAGCTCTGGCCTATGGTACATCCACCAAAGCTGTGGAGAAAGCCTACAATGTGACACTGTCTGATAGCAAAGCGCTCTTGAAAGGCGTAGTATCACGCAAATCACAAATCGTACCTGTTCTGACGGAAGCTTTCAACACGCTGTAA
- a CDS encoding putative PEP-binding protein, which translates to MTKRVILLEEGTAEMKGLMGSIGADLAELIRAGWSVPAGFVVTTECCREFCTRLGHLSGEGVEGIVNAIRHLEQQTGKFFGHSENPLLLAVRTDQDHVSATETQSLLNVGLNDVTVEGLARQTGDRLYALQCYLDYIKEYGQLVYGMSSALFTGISCHVKGRDEAELELTITEWKHLIETKGRNPFPQDVQIQWKEAIRAVYHSQRVKASRSQDEMVRKSTFISSEQSAPVLIQAMMHGTSGDSSGTGTIYTRNPLTGEKEITGQYVSIGDSNQADNGLDCLQYNEPKLYARLLECGSQLERRKGEIQEISFAIESGELYVVQTRSARLSSTATLRSAVDFVHEGLINKEDALLRIQLGHITEELKLHYTDSNKDVDAGNFPTPSPELQILLTWADEIKELIILANADQPQDALTARIHGAEGIGLCRTEHMLLSPARLPFLQKMILADCESERRRGVERLLPMQQSDFEQIFETMDGYPVTIRLLDTPLHELLPDLGVLEKRREWLQAEEWQEQADHRIELEELERVIRRVSELHEHHPTLGQQVCRVSTVFPEIVDMQLEAIFRAAVKGIREGWWVRPEIMIPQIGHVHELQVMRELVDHVADQVLGEEKRHCLYRVGAMIEAPRAALTATHIARQADFFTFGTDELTEKTFGYNRQEAVERFLQLDTDSRRVTNNPFRVLDVEGVGQLVEMAVVQGRIRKPHLKTGISGENVVDLESLAFCHRIGLDYVSCLPEQIPYVRIAAAQAAINGQTEGAHTKNTDISTIA; encoded by the coding sequence ATGACAAAACGGGTAATTCTGTTGGAAGAAGGTACGGCAGAGATGAAAGGGCTAATGGGCAGTATAGGGGCTGATCTTGCAGAGTTAATCCGTGCAGGGTGGTCCGTCCCGGCCGGATTTGTGGTCACAACGGAATGCTGTCGCGAGTTCTGTACCCGTCTTGGACATCTTTCCGGTGAAGGAGTGGAAGGGATTGTGAACGCGATCCGGCATCTGGAACAGCAAACAGGGAAGTTCTTCGGACATTCGGAGAATCCGCTACTACTCGCGGTCCGCACGGATCAGGATCATGTATCAGCAACGGAGACACAATCCCTGCTCAATGTTGGACTGAATGATGTTACCGTGGAAGGACTCGCACGTCAAACTGGTGATCGGTTATATGCACTCCAATGTTATCTGGACTATATAAAAGAATATGGACAGTTGGTATATGGCATGTCGTCTGCATTGTTCACAGGAATATCGTGTCACGTTAAGGGGCGGGATGAAGCGGAGCTTGAATTAACCATTACGGAATGGAAACATTTAATTGAAACGAAAGGTCGTAATCCCTTTCCACAGGATGTTCAAATTCAATGGAAAGAAGCAATACGTGCAGTGTATCACTCACAACGTGTTAAAGCATCCAGATCTCAGGACGAGATGGTGCGGAAGTCAACGTTCATTTCTTCGGAGCAAAGCGCTCCTGTTCTTATACAAGCGATGATGCATGGAACTAGCGGAGACTCAAGCGGGACGGGAACAATATATACGCGTAATCCACTGACTGGAGAAAAGGAAATTACGGGACAATATGTCTCCATCGGGGACTCCAATCAAGCCGATAACGGCCTGGATTGTTTGCAGTACAACGAACCTAAGCTGTATGCACGTTTGCTGGAGTGTGGCAGCCAGTTGGAGAGACGTAAGGGAGAAATTCAGGAAATTAGCTTTGCAATTGAATCTGGCGAGTTATATGTTGTGCAGACCCGGTCAGCACGATTATCCTCGACAGCCACACTGAGGAGTGCTGTGGATTTTGTCCATGAAGGACTCATCAACAAGGAGGATGCACTGTTACGCATCCAACTTGGACATATCACGGAAGAGTTGAAGCTACATTACACAGACTCTAACAAAGATGTAGACGCTGGAAATTTTCCGACACCTTCACCAGAACTGCAAATACTACTTACATGGGCTGATGAAATCAAAGAGCTAATTATACTGGCTAATGCTGATCAGCCACAGGATGCTCTGACAGCACGGATACATGGTGCCGAAGGGATTGGATTGTGCCGTACAGAACACATGCTGTTGTCACCCGCACGGTTACCCTTTCTACAAAAAATGATTCTGGCTGATTGCGAATCCGAACGCAGGCGTGGTGTGGAGCGTTTGTTGCCGATGCAGCAGTCTGATTTTGAACAGATATTTGAAACGATGGATGGATACCCGGTAACGATACGTTTGCTCGATACGCCATTGCATGAACTGCTACCGGATCTGGGAGTGTTAGAGAAACGACGTGAGTGGTTGCAAGCAGAGGAGTGGCAGGAGCAAGCAGACCATCGGATTGAACTGGAGGAACTGGAGCGTGTAATTCGCAGAGTCAGTGAATTGCATGAACATCATCCGACACTTGGGCAACAGGTTTGTCGTGTGAGTACGGTTTTCCCGGAAATCGTTGATATGCAGCTTGAAGCGATTTTTCGTGCGGCGGTGAAAGGCATCCGTGAAGGCTGGTGGGTACGACCTGAGATTATGATTCCGCAGATCGGTCATGTGCATGAACTTCAGGTGATGAGAGAACTGGTGGATCATGTGGCCGACCAAGTGCTTGGTGAGGAGAAGCGGCATTGTCTCTATAGAGTGGGGGCGATGATCGAAGCTCCGAGAGCAGCGCTGACAGCAACTCATATTGCTCGCCAGGCAGACTTCTTCACATTTGGCACCGATGAGCTGACAGAGAAGACGTTTGGATATAATCGTCAAGAAGCCGTGGAGCGCTTCCTTCAACTGGACACGGACTCTCGCCGGGTAACGAATAATCCATTTCGTGTGCTGGACGTTGAGGGAGTCGGACAACTGGTGGAGATGGCGGTAGTCCAAGGTCGAATTCGTAAACCGCATCTGAAGACAGGGATCTCTGGAGAAAATGTGGTTGATCTGGAGTCGCTTGCCTTCTGCCACCGGATTGGTCTGGATTACGTAAGCTGCTTGCCTGAACAGATTCCTTATGTACGAATTGCAGCTGCACAAGCAGCCATCAACGGACAGACAGAGGGAGCGCACACAAAGAACACGGATATATCTACAATTGCATAA
- a CDS encoding histidine phosphatase family protein, protein MSEVSTFLYFVRHAESRYVAGQERVRGLTEQGHQDAGTVACLLQAEQIQLFYSSPYRRAVDTIQILADRSGRIVVTEEDLRERELSSSDVKHENFREAKQRLYRDPTYAYPGGESGEQARSRAIAVIERILDKHSGHEVVIGTHGDVMTLILQHYDSSYGYEFWESTTMPDIYKLEFDGTHKLVQVTRLWE, encoded by the coding sequence ATGAGCGAAGTCAGTACGTTTTTGTATTTTGTTAGACATGCGGAGTCGCGGTATGTTGCAGGACAAGAGCGCGTGCGTGGGTTGACAGAACAAGGTCATCAAGATGCAGGGACGGTTGCTTGTCTGCTCCAAGCGGAGCAGATTCAACTGTTCTATTCCAGCCCTTACAGGCGAGCGGTGGATACGATTCAGATTCTGGCAGATCGGTCAGGTAGGATTGTGGTGACAGAGGAAGATCTCCGTGAACGCGAGCTGTCGAGTTCAGATGTGAAGCATGAGAATTTTCGCGAAGCCAAACAGCGGTTGTACCGTGATCCTACGTATGCTTACCCTGGTGGGGAGTCTGGTGAACAGGCTCGTTCAAGGGCGATAGCAGTGATCGAAAGAATTCTGGATAAACATTCGGGACACGAGGTAGTCATCGGAACACATGGAGATGTAATGACGCTAATTTTACAACACTATGATTCTTCCTACGGTTATGAATTCTGGGAAAGTACTACGATGCCGGATATCTATAAGTTGGAGTTTGACGGAACGCACAAGTTGGTCCAGGTAACACGATTGTGGGAGTGA
- a CDS encoding LLM class flavin-dependent oxidoreductase, with translation MRLSVLEHGHINEGRSVQDTLQETVKLAQHADQLGYSRFWMSEHHGSGALSFSSPEVMIAHVAAHTDRIRVGSGGVMLPHYSAYKVAENFRLLEALHPGRIDLGIGRAPGGMPIASRALNEGKSSNVQFFPQQIADLGGYFHEQLPEDHRFASLVAGPSVPTVPEVWLLGSSSEGARIAAAQGTSYAFAQFFGTPGGEEAMKHYRRHFKPSILNDKPHSMIAVSAFCAETEEEAADLARSNELFFLRLGRGLEQRSFPSLETVNNYPFTAMEMEQIRQRRSFSIVGTPDQVKDKITAMAERHEADEVIIASAVHSFEARLRSFGLIAEAFGLKQD, from the coding sequence ATGAGACTGAGTGTACTCGAACATGGACATATCAATGAAGGCCGAAGTGTACAGGATACGTTGCAGGAAACGGTGAAACTCGCACAGCATGCGGATCAATTGGGATACTCCCGTTTCTGGATGTCAGAACATCACGGTAGCGGTGCGCTGTCTTTCTCCAGTCCAGAAGTGATGATTGCACATGTAGCTGCACATACAGATCGAATTCGGGTAGGTTCCGGCGGTGTAATGCTGCCTCATTATAGTGCCTACAAGGTTGCAGAGAATTTCCGTCTGCTGGAAGCCCTTCATCCGGGGCGGATTGACCTTGGGATTGGCAGAGCACCAGGCGGCATGCCGATTGCCAGCAGAGCGCTGAACGAAGGCAAATCATCGAATGTACAATTCTTCCCACAGCAGATTGCAGATCTGGGCGGATACTTCCACGAACAATTGCCCGAGGATCACAGATTCGCCTCTCTGGTAGCCGGACCATCGGTTCCAACGGTTCCTGAAGTATGGTTGCTGGGCTCCAGCTCCGAGGGTGCGAGAATTGCTGCGGCGCAAGGGACATCGTATGCGTTTGCCCAATTCTTCGGAACACCAGGTGGCGAAGAAGCGATGAAGCATTACCGCAGACATTTCAAGCCGTCCATCCTGAATGACAAACCACATTCCATGATTGCTGTCTCGGCATTCTGTGCGGAGACAGAGGAAGAAGCTGCTGATCTTGCGCGCAGCAATGAACTGTTCTTCCTGCGTCTGGGACGGGGGCTTGAACAAAGATCATTCCCATCCCTGGAGACAGTGAACAACTATCCATTCACAGCGATGGAGATGGAACAGATCCGTCAACGCCGTTCCTTTTCCATCGTTGGTACACCGGATCAGGTGAAGGACAAAATTACCGCAATGGCAGAACGCCATGAAGCCGATGAAGTCATTATTGCATCAGCAGTTCATTCATTTGAAGCACGGCTGCGCTCATTCGGCTTGATTGCAGAAGCCTTTGGACTCAAGCAGGACTAA
- the infC gene encoding translation initiation factor IF-3 — protein MIKNEKIKAAEVQLTGLNGEDLGVMSTQEALLLAKQHKVDLVCLSLMTSPPPCKLIGAGAAKAEAQQAKKKAGKSPEKRKVKEIRLNLAMEDHDRDTKQSQAERILKKGDSVKLVIQVHGAKEGVAGKEWAEQLSKSLAEYGSKTTGVQVSGKQVVVQLDPNA, from the coding sequence ATGATCAAAAATGAGAAGATCAAAGCAGCCGAAGTGCAGCTGACCGGCCTGAATGGTGAAGATCTGGGTGTGATGTCTACACAGGAAGCACTCCTGTTAGCGAAGCAGCATAAAGTAGATCTGGTGTGCTTGTCCTTGATGACAAGTCCGCCACCATGCAAGCTAATTGGAGCTGGAGCAGCCAAAGCGGAAGCACAGCAGGCGAAGAAAAAAGCGGGTAAATCCCCCGAAAAACGTAAAGTAAAAGAAATTCGACTGAACCTTGCGATGGAGGATCATGACCGGGATACGAAGCAGTCTCAGGCAGAACGCATCCTGAAGAAGGGTGATTCGGTAAAACTCGTCATTCAGGTGCATGGAGCCAAAGAAGGTGTTGCAGGAAAAGAATGGGCAGAGCAACTGAGCAAATCGCTGGCTGAATACGGCAGTAAAACGACAGGGGTTCAGGTCAGTGGCAAACAGGTTGTTGTGCAGCTGGACCCCAATGCCTAG
- a CDS encoding LTA synthase family protein: MLSGSFIVKGETIDNELVRAENLGFLNYQVSSAILTSKENEAIANGNINETIAKINELVSQYPYQDKPSDGTAVKAKYFGQAKGSNLIVLQLESFQNFPINASLDGQELTPVLNNLAKESYYFSHFFQQIGQGNTSDAEFMSNTSIYPTGVVPMSAGYSDRELPSLPKLLGKEGYESETYHVNDVTFWNRNKMYPALGFTRYFDKPSFENDRFNDFGPSDEELYRVGVKKMTAHQAANQPFYAQFITASSHSPFTVPADRARITIPATITNKLLHDYLQAINYTDYAIGQLIHELKANGLWDNTTLVLYGDHFGLPADEEITQQIQANLGIPYDGKVSRFNIPFMIHTPKQTKGQVIEQPGGQLDMLPTIMNLMGVSLQDEKFTAFGHDLLNMDHNAFGIRYYLPTGSFVNNDIMFIPGAGFDDGTAYSLKTYEPVTDLEPYRADYEHVLSLMKLSDEYVKLLPKRAP, encoded by the coding sequence GTGCTGTCAGGCAGTTTTATTGTCAAAGGTGAAACGATTGATAACGAATTAGTGCGGGCCGAGAATCTCGGTTTCCTGAATTATCAGGTATCGTCGGCCATTCTGACGAGCAAAGAGAATGAGGCCATTGCGAATGGCAACATTAACGAAACGATTGCCAAGATCAATGAGCTGGTTAGCCAGTATCCGTATCAGGATAAACCAAGTGACGGCACAGCCGTGAAGGCCAAATATTTCGGTCAGGCGAAAGGCAGCAATCTGATTGTACTGCAACTGGAGTCCTTTCAGAATTTCCCGATTAATGCTTCATTGGATGGTCAGGAGTTAACGCCGGTATTGAATAATCTGGCGAAAGAAAGCTATTATTTCTCTCATTTCTTCCAGCAAATCGGCCAGGGAAACACTTCAGACGCTGAGTTCATGTCGAACACGTCCATCTATCCAACCGGCGTTGTTCCCATGTCAGCAGGGTACAGTGACCGTGAACTGCCGAGTCTTCCCAAGTTATTGGGTAAAGAGGGATATGAGTCTGAGACGTACCACGTCAATGACGTCACCTTCTGGAACCGGAACAAAATGTATCCGGCACTCGGATTCACTCGTTACTTCGACAAGCCCAGCTTCGAGAATGACAGATTCAATGACTTTGGGCCTTCCGATGAAGAGTTATACCGAGTAGGTGTAAAAAAAATGACTGCGCATCAGGCTGCAAACCAGCCCTTCTATGCTCAGTTTATTACGGCATCAAGCCACTCGCCGTTTACGGTTCCTGCTGATCGTGCACGAATCACGATCCCAGCAACCATCACGAACAAACTGCTTCACGATTATCTGCAAGCAATCAACTATACCGACTATGCCATCGGTCAACTCATTCATGAATTGAAGGCGAACGGATTATGGGATAATACAACGCTAGTGCTCTACGGGGACCACTTTGGTCTTCCTGCTGACGAAGAGATTACACAGCAGATTCAGGCTAACTTGGGTATCCCTTATGATGGCAAAGTAAGTCGTTTCAATATTCCGTTCATGATCCATACGCCGAAACAGACCAAAGGGCAAGTGATTGAGCAGCCAGGCGGTCAGCTGGATATGCTGCCAACCATTATGAATCTGATGGGCGTTTCGCTCCAGGATGAGAAATTCACTGCTTTTGGGCATGATCTGCTCAACATGGATCATAATGCCTTCGGTATCCGGTATTACTTGCCAACGGGTTCATTTGTCAACAATGACATCATGTTTATTCCGGGTGCAGGATTTGATGATGGAACAGCCTATTCGCTGAAGACATATGAGCCGGTTACGGATCTGGAGCCTTATCGTGCCGACTATGAACATGTGCTCAGCCTGATGAAACTGTCTGACGAGTATGTGAAGTTGCTACCGAAACGTGCGCCATAA
- a CDS encoding metallophosphoesterase family protein has protein sequence MRRCVISDIHGCYDEFNALLQVADYNPVQDELILLGDYVDRGPSSKQVIEQIMQLQQQHPIIVIKGNHDAMMVKALTQDVEQYDQHWIRNGGLQTMASYLDLELAFDEQEIDWEAYAEAKQWIRTHYEHHLRFLEELPLVYEIPGYIFVHAGINPEIEDWRSQSERDFIWIRESFYARPTRVTETVVFGHTPVKHLHEETGIWFDPSGDKIGIDGGCAYGAQLNLLEINEDGRLQTFSVQQGLRSDAPEI, from the coding sequence ATGCGCAGATGTGTGATTAGTGATATTCATGGCTGTTACGATGAATTTAATGCACTGCTTCAGGTTGCAGATTATAATCCTGTGCAGGATGAATTGATTTTGCTGGGGGATTATGTGGATCGCGGTCCAAGCAGCAAACAGGTCATCGAACAGATTATGCAGCTTCAGCAACAGCACCCTATTATTGTAATCAAAGGCAATCACGATGCCATGATGGTCAAAGCGCTAACCCAGGATGTGGAGCAATATGATCAACACTGGATTCGTAATGGCGGATTACAGACGATGGCCAGTTATCTGGATCTGGAGCTTGCTTTTGATGAGCAAGAGATCGATTGGGAAGCTTATGCTGAAGCCAAACAGTGGATACGTACACATTATGAACACCATCTTCGTTTTCTGGAAGAGCTTCCGTTGGTGTACGAAATTCCGGGTTACATTTTTGTACATGCGGGGATCAACCCGGAGATCGAGGATTGGAGAAGCCAGTCCGAGCGGGACTTTATCTGGATTCGTGAATCATTCTATGCCAGACCAACCAGGGTGACAGAGACGGTTGTATTTGGACACACACCAGTGAAGCATTTGCATGAGGAGACAGGAATTTGGTTTGACCCGAGCGGAGACAAAATTGGCATTGACGGTGGTTGTGCCTACGGAGCGCAATTGAACCTGCTGGAGATTAATGAGGATGGCCGTTTACAGACCTTTTCTGTACAACAAGGGCTGCGCTCGGATGCGCCTGAGATTTAA
- a CDS encoding ABC transporter substrate-binding protein — protein MAGFTKGFKGWAITLLLMGVVISGCSANTATNAEQTPATESATSGENTSGTETESATRVVQDEFGDVTIPVEPQRIAGIYVEDYLKALGITPVVQWYHPLWGVQDYLGLDAPKFDTTGSIEALMEYDPDLIILDGAADAEKYEMYSKVAPTYRLPESVLQDSNQMLKTIADVVGKTDKGEEVAAAFEAKIADAKSKLQEAVGNETVAVVRLNVNDDTLALFGIKNRYTGFIYSELGLTPHPLVSKMEEYQEILSEEAVPQLDADHLIIFPSNGEWSSPENKEALKVLDSKLWQSLPAVKNNQVYIMERSHWQSGAITANSMKIDDLLEKMTP, from the coding sequence ATGGCAGGTTTTACTAAGGGATTCAAAGGGTGGGCGATTACGTTACTGCTCATGGGTGTGGTTATTTCAGGTTGTAGTGCTAATACCGCTACAAACGCGGAACAGACTCCTGCAACTGAAAGTGCAACTTCGGGAGAAAATACTTCTGGAACCGAGACAGAGTCTGCGACACGGGTCGTACAGGATGAATTTGGAGATGTGACAATTCCGGTCGAGCCGCAGCGTATTGCTGGAATCTATGTGGAGGATTATCTGAAGGCGCTCGGTATTACACCTGTCGTGCAATGGTATCATCCGCTGTGGGGTGTTCAGGATTATTTAGGACTGGATGCTCCGAAATTTGATACTACAGGCAGTATCGAGGCTTTAATGGAATATGATCCAGATCTGATCATTTTGGATGGTGCGGCAGATGCGGAGAAATATGAGATGTACTCCAAGGTGGCACCGACGTATCGTTTGCCTGAGAGCGTACTGCAGGATTCCAATCAAATGTTGAAAACCATTGCCGATGTTGTAGGTAAAACTGACAAGGGTGAAGAAGTTGCTGCGGCATTCGAGGCCAAAATTGCAGATGCCAAATCCAAGCTGCAGGAAGCAGTTGGGAACGAGACAGTCGCAGTAGTCCGGCTTAACGTTAACGATGATACACTCGCACTGTTCGGTATCAAAAATCGCTACACTGGATTTATCTATTCGGAGCTCGGTCTAACACCGCATCCTCTGGTTAGCAAGATGGAGGAATACCAAGAAATTCTGTCTGAAGAGGCCGTCCCGCAGCTTGATGCGGATCATCTAATCATTTTCCCTTCCAATGGAGAATGGTCATCTCCTGAGAATAAGGAAGCTCTGAAGGTACTTGACAGCAAATTGTGGCAATCTCTTCCGGCGGTTAAGAACAATCAGGTGTACATCATGGAAAGATCACATTGGCAATCAGGTGCGATTACTGCGAATTCCATGAAAATTGATGATCTCTTGGAAAAAATGACTCCATAG